One Candidatus Binatia bacterium DNA window includes the following coding sequences:
- a CDS encoding acyl-CoA dehydrogenase family protein, with amino-acid sequence MDFAFTQEEERFRAELRAFLAKTVPGEEPPEGFAVEFEFMREFQRAMHRGGWVGIHWPAAFGGRDATPMEQAIFAEEMGRARAPQLVNRVGINNVGPTLIHFGTDTQKERYLPGILSAEEVWCQLYSEPDAGSDLASLRTRAELDGDDYVVTGQKVWTSYAVQARWAILLARTDPNAKKHRGISYLIVDMEADGIEIRPLRQLTGASEFNEVFLEGVRVPRENLIGAENEGWQIAQVTLAHERGANYAIKEQTLARIALDELLAEASASGAAADPTFRQELARLHIETEIMRFMNLQMLSKVGRGVTPGLETSLVKQFWSDLSQAIGTASVHALGPHGILLRGSRHVRGAGRFAQRMLFSRASTIAGGTAEVQRNIIAQRLLGLPRS; translated from the coding sequence ATGGACTTCGCCTTCACCCAGGAAGAGGAGCGCTTTCGGGCCGAGTTGCGCGCGTTCCTCGCGAAGACGGTCCCGGGCGAAGAGCCTCCCGAGGGCTTCGCGGTGGAGTTCGAGTTCATGCGCGAGTTCCAGCGCGCGATGCATCGCGGTGGCTGGGTTGGCATCCATTGGCCGGCGGCGTTCGGCGGTCGCGATGCCACACCGATGGAGCAGGCTATCTTCGCAGAGGAGATGGGACGGGCGCGCGCGCCACAGCTCGTCAATCGCGTGGGGATCAACAACGTCGGGCCGACGCTGATCCACTTCGGCACCGATACGCAGAAGGAACGCTATCTCCCGGGAATCCTCTCGGCCGAGGAAGTCTGGTGCCAGCTGTACTCGGAGCCGGATGCCGGATCGGACCTCGCGTCCCTGCGCACGCGCGCCGAACTCGACGGTGACGATTACGTCGTGACCGGCCAGAAGGTCTGGACCAGCTATGCGGTCCAGGCGCGGTGGGCGATCCTGCTAGCTCGCACCGATCCGAACGCGAAGAAGCATCGCGGGATCTCGTATCTGATCGTGGACATGGAGGCCGATGGGATCGAGATCCGGCCGTTGCGTCAGCTCACCGGCGCGTCCGAGTTCAACGAGGTCTTCCTCGAGGGCGTCCGGGTGCCGCGCGAGAACTTGATCGGGGCCGAGAACGAGGGTTGGCAGATCGCCCAGGTGACTCTCGCCCACGAGCGTGGCGCGAACTACGCCATCAAGGAGCAGACGCTTGCCCGCATCGCGCTGGACGAACTCCTGGCCGAGGCTTCCGCTTCGGGCGCCGCGGCTGACCCGACCTTTCGCCAAGAGCTCGCACGGCTGCACATCGAGACCGAGATCATGCGGTTCATGAATCTCCAGATGTTGAGCAAGGTCGGGCGGGGCGTCACCCCCGGGCTCGAGACCTCACTCGTCAAGCAATTCTGGTCCGACCTCAGTCAGGCCATCGGAACGGCGTCCGTGCATGCGCTGGGTCCACATGGCATCCTTCTACGCGGCTCGCGCCATGTGCGCGGCGCCGGCCGATTCGCGCAGCGCATGTTGTTTTCCCGCGCTTCTACGATCGCCGGCGGAACCGCCGAGGTCCAACGGAACATCATCGCTCAGCGTTTGCTCGGTCTTCCAAGAAGCTGA
- a CDS encoding MaoC family dehydratase — protein sequence MSQEKGGLGNFFEDFEIGKELVCATPRVVTSAETAMHIATTNDRSPRFCNAEGRVNPVIVFHVVLGQTVRLVSLNSPANLGYAGMMWKTPVFHGDEISTRIKILGLKENSNGKTGIAYVETTGRNQRDEIVLQYTRWVMVRKRDVNTPTAYLDVPIVPELPKQVEVAQLPQWSGALTTTDQTGGKFFFEDYDVGERIYHFDGMTVNNADHMTYTRLWQNTAKVHFDHLLTDGKPLVYGGFPLATSYAIAFNGLENRSGIVAMNSGAHANPTYAGTTLYAYTDVLETHDLGGSVGALRLRLVGVKDGNPADEPDFERRVTDDKGKERYNARVVLDLDYWELMPKAKA from the coding sequence ATGAGTCAAGAGAAGGGAGGCCTCGGAAACTTCTTCGAGGATTTCGAGATCGGCAAGGAGCTCGTCTGTGCCACGCCGCGCGTGGTGACGTCGGCCGAGACGGCCATGCACATCGCGACCACCAACGATCGCAGCCCGCGGTTCTGCAACGCCGAGGGGCGCGTGAACCCGGTGATCGTCTTTCACGTGGTGCTCGGTCAGACCGTGCGGCTCGTTTCCCTCAACTCGCCGGCGAACCTGGGCTACGCCGGGATGATGTGGAAGACCCCTGTCTTTCACGGCGATGAGATCTCCACCCGCATCAAGATCCTCGGGTTGAAGGAGAATTCCAACGGCAAGACCGGCATCGCGTACGTCGAGACGACCGGGCGCAACCAACGCGACGAGATCGTGCTGCAATACACGCGTTGGGTCATGGTCCGGAAGCGCGACGTGAACACGCCGACGGCGTATCTCGATGTACCGATCGTTCCCGAGCTCCCCAAGCAGGTTGAAGTCGCACAGCTCCCGCAGTGGAGTGGCGCGCTCACCACGACCGATCAGACCGGCGGGAAGTTCTTCTTCGAGGACTACGACGTCGGCGAGCGCATCTATCACTTCGACGGGATGACCGTGAACAACGCGGATCACATGACGTACACCCGCCTGTGGCAGAACACCGCGAAGGTCCACTTCGATCACCTTCTCACCGACGGGAAACCCCTCGTGTACGGTGGCTTTCCGCTCGCGACCTCCTACGCGATCGCGTTCAACGGCCTGGAGAATCGCTCGGGCATCGTCGCGATGAACAGCGGTGCGCACGCGAATCCGACGTACGCGGGCACCACGCTCTACGCGTACACGGATGTCCTCGAGACCCACGATCTGGGTGGCTCCGTAGGGGCTCTGCGCCTTCGTCTGGTGGGGGTCAAAGACGGAAACCCTGCGGACGAGCCGGATTTCGAACGCCGGGTCACCGACGACAAGGGCAAGGAGCGCTACAATGCGCGCGTCGTGCTCGATCTCGACTACTGGGAACTGATGCCGAAGGCGAAGGCCTAG
- the metF gene encoding methylenetetrahydrofolate reductase [NAD(P)H], with the protein MRIDQILKAGGPVFSFEFFPPKTEKGSENLLRTIEELKALDPSFVSVTYGAMGSNRGQVIELVEKIKNGLGVEAMAHLSCTGHTSAELEGVLDQLAGAGIENVLALRGDPPKGEQFAAVEGGFGYASDLAAMIKARGSFCIGGAAYPETHPDAPDAETDLRHLVTKVKAGADFLITQLFFSNPDYFAFVEGARAQGITVPIVPGIMPITDVGQAKRITAMCGATIPPDLLAALESADGDSEKVLQVSVDHAVAQCRDLLSRGAPGVHFYTINRSPATQRILTELR; encoded by the coding sequence GTGCGAATCGATCAGATTCTTAAAGCCGGGGGCCCCGTCTTCTCCTTCGAATTCTTCCCGCCGAAGACGGAGAAGGGCAGCGAGAATTTGCTGCGAACCATCGAGGAGCTCAAGGCGCTCGATCCGTCATTCGTCTCGGTGACCTACGGTGCCATGGGTTCGAATCGCGGCCAGGTGATCGAGCTCGTCGAAAAGATCAAGAACGGGCTGGGCGTCGAGGCGATGGCCCACCTGAGTTGTACCGGGCACACGAGTGCCGAGCTCGAGGGGGTTCTGGACCAGCTCGCAGGGGCCGGAATCGAGAACGTCCTCGCGCTGCGGGGGGATCCTCCGAAGGGCGAGCAGTTTGCCGCGGTAGAAGGCGGCTTCGGCTACGCCTCGGATCTGGCTGCGATGATCAAGGCGCGCGGCTCGTTCTGCATCGGAGGGGCGGCGTACCCGGAGACGCACCCGGATGCGCCGGACGCCGAGACGGACCTCAGGCACCTGGTGACCAAGGTGAAGGCGGGGGCCGACTTTCTCATCACCCAGCTCTTCTTCTCGAACCCGGACTACTTCGCGTTCGTGGAGGGCGCTCGTGCGCAGGGCATCACCGTGCCGATTGTGCCGGGGATCATGCCGATCACGGATGTCGGCCAGGCGAAGCGGATTACGGCGATGTGCGGCGCGACGATCCCGCCGGACCTGCTCGCGGCACTCGAGAGCGCCGACGGAGACAGCGAGAAGGTGCTCCAGGTGAGCGTCGACCACGCAGTTGCCCAGTGTCGCGACCTACTTTCGCGCGGAGCGCCCGGCGTTCACTTCTACACGATCAACCGAAGCCCGGCGACGCAGCGCATTCTCACCGAGTTGCGCTGA